One segment of Herbaspirillum hiltneri N3 DNA contains the following:
- a CDS encoding fimbria/pilus outer membrane usher protein codes for MNNKISGKNGAFLDPPDARLKHCLIALSAVAGGLASLPLHAADASGFDLNMLKERGIDPQLADYFREAARFRPGVQVVTLFVNGSKRGRADARFNTKGDLCFEVGLLDKGGLIVPPQLKKVEKPASAPAAPATTTTTTTGAPGCFDYKEAFPQTQVELRPGKEEVALVVPTDALRPTEDDFAGYSSGGTAAMLNYEILGVNSKFAGGGSRFMSGNAELGFNFQDWIVRSREVYTAQDGKSQRQHVYAYAQKTLMDFRSILQTGQINIANSAVSGGSITGAQIIPEGALMSLNRNNVMVEGIAQWQARVEVRQAGALIYTTVVPAGPFALSDLPLLNSGSDLEVTVVEATGAQRRFIVPAASLHSGSLGSQRGYSFAVGRQRSLGGSTARQPWIVTGSGGWKIGKDSNANAGLMAATSYQAGAWGMDTRVFNSTSVSLQQRLSNATGEGVHGTQVSLSSSSLLSTSISGSFSATQQTLGYRDLGDTIVDTPANAGDLQHNRYRGQYTASLSWSNATMGTFNVAYSRSSLFSGVSTQRVTGAWGQTFSFGTISFNVEHNLGNNGNTDSNSSNTVPVNTFYLTLSIPLGQRNVRTYVNNSSGYKRYGASYNETINEYANYTVSAERNTQSQETDLSTQASILPRYAQVNLGYSRAGSGATAMNGGLRGGMVLHQHGLTLSPYPIQDTFGILSVGDESGIRVSTPYGPVWTDPWGQAVISQMAPYASSRLEIATKSLPRNVDIKNGYKLVEPGRGSVNFVTFDTIKVRRILLNTKGADGNPLPKGAFVLDAEGQFVTTVVDDGQIFLINGVPNSKLEVSLPDGKQCSLQFELPSRADPNMFFETAEARCGPTLQVQLQKATYAQL; via the coding sequence ATGAATAATAAAATCAGCGGGAAAAATGGAGCTTTCCTCGACCCGCCCGACGCTCGCCTGAAGCATTGTCTCATCGCCTTGTCTGCCGTGGCGGGAGGGCTTGCGTCTTTGCCTTTGCATGCTGCCGACGCCAGCGGATTCGATCTGAACATGCTGAAGGAGCGTGGTATCGATCCGCAGCTCGCGGATTATTTTCGCGAGGCCGCCCGCTTCCGTCCGGGTGTGCAGGTTGTGACGCTGTTCGTCAACGGCAGCAAGCGTGGACGCGCCGATGCGCGTTTCAATACCAAGGGCGACCTGTGCTTCGAGGTCGGCCTGCTCGACAAAGGAGGACTGATCGTGCCGCCGCAGTTGAAAAAGGTGGAGAAACCGGCATCTGCGCCCGCGGCGCCGGCCACCACGACCACCACCACCACCGGCGCCCCGGGCTGCTTCGACTATAAGGAAGCCTTCCCGCAAACCCAGGTCGAACTGCGTCCCGGCAAGGAAGAAGTGGCGCTGGTGGTCCCCACCGACGCTCTGCGACCGACCGAGGACGACTTTGCCGGCTACAGCAGCGGCGGCACCGCGGCGATGCTGAATTACGAAATACTCGGCGTCAACAGCAAGTTTGCCGGCGGCGGCAGCCGTTTCATGTCGGGTAATGCGGAGCTGGGATTCAACTTTCAGGACTGGATCGTGCGCAGCCGGGAGGTTTACACCGCGCAGGACGGAAAATCACAGCGCCAGCATGTCTACGCTTACGCCCAGAAAACCTTGATGGATTTCAGATCCATCTTGCAGACCGGCCAGATCAACATCGCCAACTCGGCGGTGTCCGGCGGCTCCATCACAGGGGCGCAGATCATTCCGGAAGGTGCGCTGATGAGCCTTAACCGCAACAACGTCATGGTGGAAGGCATCGCGCAATGGCAAGCGCGCGTGGAAGTGCGCCAGGCCGGTGCGCTGATCTACACCACCGTTGTTCCCGCCGGGCCGTTCGCCTTGTCCGATCTGCCGCTGCTAAACTCAGGCAGCGACCTGGAAGTCACCGTGGTGGAAGCGACGGGTGCGCAACGGCGTTTCATCGTTCCGGCTGCGTCGTTGCACAGCGGTTCGTTGGGCAGCCAGCGCGGCTATTCATTTGCCGTCGGCCGCCAACGCAGTCTCGGCGGCAGCACCGCGCGCCAGCCATGGATCGTTACCGGCTCCGGCGGTTGGAAAATCGGCAAGGACAGCAATGCCAACGCCGGCCTCATGGCGGCAACTTCATATCAGGCCGGCGCATGGGGCATGGACACGCGCGTGTTCAACAGTACCAGCGTCAGCCTGCAGCAACGCCTGTCCAACGCGACCGGCGAAGGGGTGCACGGTACGCAGGTGAGCCTGTCCAGCAGCAGCCTGCTGTCGACCTCGATCTCGGGCAGCTTTTCGGCAACCCAGCAAACGCTCGGCTATCGCGACCTGGGCGACACCATCGTCGACACGCCCGCCAATGCCGGCGACCTGCAGCACAATCGCTATCGCGGGCAGTACACCGCATCGCTGAGCTGGAGCAATGCGACGATGGGAACATTCAATGTCGCCTACTCGCGCTCGTCGCTATTCAGCGGCGTCTCGACCCAGCGCGTGACCGGCGCATGGGGGCAGACATTTTCATTCGGCACGATATCCTTCAACGTCGAACACAATCTCGGCAACAACGGCAATACCGACAGCAACAGCAGCAACACAGTGCCCGTCAACACCTTCTACCTGACGCTGAGCATTCCGCTCGGACAGCGCAACGTGCGCACCTACGTGAACAACAGCAGCGGCTACAAGCGCTATGGCGCCTCCTACAACGAGACGATCAACGAATACGCCAACTACACCGTCTCCGCGGAGCGCAACACCCAGAGCCAGGAAACCGATCTCTCGACGCAGGCGTCGATACTGCCTCGCTATGCCCAGGTCAACCTCGGCTACTCGCGCGCAGGATCGGGCGCGACCGCCATGAACGGCGGCCTGCGCGGCGGCATGGTGCTGCATCAGCACGGTCTGACACTGTCGCCCTATCCGATCCAGGACACCTTCGGCATCCTGTCGGTGGGCGATGAGTCGGGCATCCGTGTCAGCACGCCCTACGGCCCGGTGTGGACCGATCCCTGGGGACAGGCGGTGATTTCGCAGATGGCGCCATATGCCAGCAGCCGGCTTGAAATCGCCACCAAGAGCCTGCCGCGCAATGTCGACATCAAGAACGGCTACAAGCTCGTCGAGCCGGGACGAGGCTCAGTCAACTTCGTCACCTTCGATACCATCAAGGTACGGCGCATCCTGCTCAACACCAAGGGCGCCGACGGCAATCCGCTGCCCAAGGGGGCTTTCGTGCTGGATGCCGAGGGCCAGTTCGTCACGACGGTGGTCGACGACGGTCAGATTTTCCTGATCAATGGCGTACCCAATTCCAAACTCGAAGTCTCGCTCCCGGACGGCAAGCAATGTTCATTGCAATTCGAATTGCCGTCCAGGGCGGATCCCAATATGTTCTTTGAAACTGCGGAGGCGCGTTGCGGCCCGACTCTGCAAGTACAGCTACAGAAAGCGACCTATGCTCAATTGTGA
- a CDS encoding DUF1120 domain-containing protein has protein sequence MHAVLAALLASASLHALAAPNDNCQMQISNTVIDYGQVTRAELLGRQVSPTAFALGKQTMTLSVNCRQPALMTIYFRGAAGDGNAYRFGNAGNFALNLSLAQLDGKRVKLGNVSVTGQQPDNMAETAVLSPGIGIVPVQDERTVKGSSFSVQVEIDTKVSGTASRVADRTTWRSSGSFELVEN, from the coding sequence ATGCACGCCGTCCTTGCCGCGCTGCTTGCCTCGGCATCGCTGCATGCGCTGGCGGCGCCCAACGATAATTGCCAGATGCAGATCAGCAATACGGTGATCGACTACGGCCAGGTCACGCGCGCCGAATTGCTCGGCCGCCAGGTATCGCCCACGGCCTTCGCGCTGGGGAAACAAACCATGACACTCTCGGTCAATTGCCGTCAGCCGGCGCTGATGACGATATATTTCCGCGGCGCTGCAGGCGACGGCAATGCCTACCGCTTCGGCAACGCCGGCAACTTCGCGTTGAACCTGTCGCTCGCGCAACTGGACGGCAAACGCGTCAAGCTCGGGAACGTCAGCGTCACCGGCCAGCAACCGGACAACATGGCGGAGACCGCCGTTCTCTCTCCCGGCATAGGTATCGTGCCGGTGCAGGACGAACGTACCGTCAAGGGCTCCAGCTTTTCGGTACAGGTGGAAATCGACACCAAGGTTTCCGGCACCGCCAGCCGGGTTGCCGATCGCACGACATGGCGCAGCAGCGGCAGCTTCGAGCTCGTGGAAAACTGA
- a CDS encoding DUF1800 domain-containing protein yields MQLSRKHGVVGLLALSLAGACGGAFAQALNSQEQALHVLNRLAYGPRPGDVATVEKMGVKRYIDEQLNPERIPLPAELQSRLDGLATYQMSTSQLYVAYGPPSFPPNTASADEKNAARQRAAKEITPQSHAARLWLATESPRQLQEVMTEFWFNHFNIFEGKEWVRYWAADYEKNAIRPNALGNFRQLLGAVAHHPAMLYYLDNWLSSGANTPQAKGRFKGLNENYARELMELHTLGVDGGYTQADVISLARILSGWTIVVPDMKQGGDRVGFAFNPQRHDSAAKQFLGRTITPAGQQEGEQALDMLARNPATARFIATKLVQYFVSDQADPALVDKLAQRFLASDGDIKTVLRTLFDSPQFWSRRNYQSQFKTPYQYVVSSLRATATPVVNARPVSGVLNQFGMPLYGWLTPEGYKFSEEAWLNPDALLRRINFANGLSNGKSPIARAENTQPAANAEAVDPVRLIQTLSPLLDQNAVTAIAAAPPNLQVGLILGGPAFMRR; encoded by the coding sequence ATGCAACTCTCTCGCAAACATGGTGTGGTCGGATTGCTGGCATTGAGCCTCGCCGGCGCTTGCGGCGGCGCGTTTGCGCAGGCGCTGAATTCGCAGGAGCAGGCCCTGCACGTACTCAATCGCCTGGCATACGGCCCGCGTCCGGGCGATGTCGCCACGGTTGAAAAAATGGGCGTCAAGCGCTACATCGACGAGCAGCTCAATCCGGAGCGCATTCCGCTTCCCGCCGAACTGCAAAGCCGCCTCGATGGCCTGGCGACATACCAGATGAGCACGTCGCAACTCTACGTCGCGTACGGTCCGCCCTCCTTCCCACCCAACACCGCCAGCGCCGACGAAAAGAATGCCGCGCGCCAGCGCGCCGCAAAAGAAATCACCCCGCAAAGTCATGCCGCACGCTTGTGGCTTGCAACCGAAAGCCCGCGCCAGCTGCAGGAGGTGATGACGGAATTCTGGTTCAACCATTTCAATATCTTCGAAGGCAAGGAATGGGTGCGCTACTGGGCCGCGGACTATGAAAAGAACGCGATTCGCCCCAATGCGCTCGGCAATTTCCGCCAGTTGCTCGGTGCGGTCGCGCATCATCCGGCGATGCTCTATTACCTCGACAACTGGCTCAGCAGCGGCGCCAACACGCCGCAGGCCAAAGGCCGCTTCAAGGGTCTCAATGAGAACTACGCGCGCGAGCTGATGGAGTTGCACACGCTCGGCGTCGATGGCGGCTACACGCAGGCCGATGTGATCTCGCTGGCGCGCATCCTGAGCGGCTGGACTATCGTCGTGCCGGACATGAAACAGGGGGGCGACAGGGTGGGCTTCGCCTTCAATCCACAACGGCATGACAGCGCCGCCAAACAATTCCTCGGCCGTACGATCACGCCCGCCGGCCAGCAGGAAGGCGAACAGGCGCTCGACATGCTGGCGCGCAATCCGGCCACGGCGCGCTTCATTGCGACCAAACTGGTGCAGTACTTCGTCTCCGACCAGGCCGATCCGGCGCTGGTGGACAAGCTGGCGCAACGCTTCCTCGCCAGCGACGGCGACATCAAGACCGTGCTGCGCACTCTGTTCGACAGTCCGCAGTTCTGGTCGCGCCGCAACTACCAGAGCCAGTTCAAGACGCCGTATCAATACGTCGTTTCCAGCCTGCGCGCCACTGCTACGCCGGTCGTCAACGCCAGGCCGGTGAGCGGTGTCCTCAATCAGTTCGGCATGCCGTTGTACGGCTGGCTGACGCCGGAGGGCTACAAGTTCTCCGAAGAGGCCTGGCTCAATCCCGACGCGCTGCTGCGCCGGATCAATTTCGCCAATGGCCTCAGCAATGGCAAGTCACCGATCGCCCGCGCCGAAAATACGCAACCGGCCGCCAACGCGGAAGCCGTTGATCCGGTACGCCTGATCCAGACACTGTCGCCGCTGCTGGACCAGAACGCCGTGACCGCAATCGCTGCGGCGCCGCCCAACTTGCAAGTCGGCCTGATTCTGGGCGGACCTGCCTTCATGAGACGCTAG
- a CDS encoding DUF1501 domain-containing protein yields the protein MKRRDFIRYMGMAGSGAILVPVGLSGCAVVPAGKPGAANASGNAPLAYGVPRQRAHADGDGTPRMVVVFLRGAVDGLNVVVPHGDREYYQARPGIAVARPGQNNGAIDLTGYFGLHPSLRPLMPYWDNGQLAFVHASGSPDGSRSHFEAQDYMETGTPGQHNTRDGWMNRLQGRLPPSESPVQALTLGESIPRILSGRQVVANMPTGRDAARPTLIDQPKISQTYGAMYAGDDALGKAYRDGIAARKELMAELSSNEQRMANNGAPLPNGMAIDASRLGRLMRGDPKIRLGFLAVGGWDTHANQGNGAGQLAGRLAPLATGLATLAQELGPAFNDTVIVVISEFGRTFRENGNGGTDHGHGNVMWLLGGNVRGRTIYGQWPGLNKTELNEGRDLAITTDFRAVMSTLAEKHMRIPDSALQQIFPQYTMGMQHVSNILV from the coding sequence ATGAAACGTCGAGACTTCATTCGCTACATGGGCATGGCGGGCAGCGGCGCCATCCTGGTGCCGGTCGGCTTGTCCGGCTGCGCGGTGGTGCCCGCCGGCAAACCGGGCGCCGCCAATGCCAGCGGCAACGCGCCATTGGCCTACGGCGTTCCTCGCCAGCGTGCACACGCTGACGGCGACGGCACGCCGCGCATGGTGGTGGTGTTCCTGCGCGGCGCCGTCGACGGTCTCAACGTCGTCGTGCCGCACGGCGACAGGGAGTATTACCAGGCGCGTCCCGGTATCGCCGTCGCACGTCCGGGCCAGAACAACGGAGCCATCGACCTGACCGGATACTTCGGCCTGCATCCGTCATTGCGGCCGCTGATGCCATATTGGGACAATGGCCAGTTGGCCTTCGTCCACGCCTCCGGCTCCCCCGATGGCTCACGTTCGCATTTCGAAGCGCAGGATTACATGGAGACCGGCACGCCGGGCCAGCACAACACCCGCGACGGCTGGATGAATCGCCTGCAAGGCCGCCTGCCGCCTTCCGAATCGCCGGTGCAGGCGCTGACGCTGGGAGAATCTATCCCGCGCATCCTGAGCGGCCGGCAAGTCGTGGCCAACATGCCGACCGGCCGCGACGCGGCACGCCCCACCCTGATTGACCAGCCGAAAATCAGTCAGACATACGGCGCCATGTATGCCGGCGACGATGCGCTCGGCAAGGCCTATCGCGACGGCATCGCGGCGCGCAAGGAATTGATGGCGGAACTGAGCAGCAACGAGCAGCGCATGGCCAACAACGGTGCACCGCTGCCGAACGGCATGGCCATCGACGCGTCACGGCTGGGTCGCCTGATGCGCGGCGACCCCAAGATTCGCCTGGGCTTCCTTGCGGTGGGCGGTTGGGATACGCATGCCAACCAGGGCAACGGCGCGGGGCAACTGGCCGGACGTCTGGCGCCGCTGGCGACCGGACTGGCCACGCTGGCGCAGGAGCTGGGTCCGGCGTTCAACGATACGGTGATCGTGGTAATTTCGGAGTTCGGCCGCACCTTCCGCGAAAACGGCAACGGCGGCACCGACCACGGTCACGGCAACGTCATGTGGCTGCTGGGCGGCAACGTGCGCGGGCGTACGATTTACGGCCAATGGCCGGGGTTGAACAAGACCGAGCTCAACGAGGGACGGGACCTGGCGATCACCACCGACTTCCGCGCCGTGATGTCGACGCTGGCGGAAAAACACATGCGCATTCCGGACAGCGCCTTGCAGCAGATCTTCCCGCAATACACGATGGGCATGCAGCATGTGTCCAACATTCTGGTGTAG
- the iscX gene encoding Fe-S cluster assembly protein IscX has product MKWTDIQHIAEELNDKFPDIDPKTIRFTDLHRWVMELDGFDDDANRSGEKILEAIQAAWIEEAE; this is encoded by the coding sequence ATGAAATGGACCGACATTCAACATATCGCCGAAGAACTCAACGATAAATTCCCGGACATTGATCCCAAGACCATTCGTTTCACCGACCTGCATCGCTGGGTGATGGAGCTGGATGGTTTTGACGATGATGCCAATCGCTCGGGAGAAAAAATTCTCGAAGCGATTCAGGCGGCGTGGATCGAGGAAGCGGAATAA
- the fdx gene encoding ISC system 2Fe-2S type ferredoxin, protein MPQIVILPHPTFCPDGAVIDAPAGKSLCDAMLDSDVDIEHACEKSCACTTCHVVIREGFDTLDDPTDKEEDLLDMAWGLEANSRLSCQVVLGDDDLVVEIPKYTINHASENH, encoded by the coding sequence GTGCCACAAATCGTCATACTTCCACACCCCACCTTTTGCCCTGACGGCGCCGTCATCGATGCACCGGCCGGCAAGAGCCTGTGCGACGCCATGCTCGACAGCGACGTCGACATCGAACACGCGTGCGAGAAATCCTGCGCCTGTACCACTTGCCATGTGGTGATCCGGGAAGGCTTCGATACCCTGGACGATCCGACCGACAAGGAAGAGGATTTGCTCGACATGGCCTGGGGCCTCGAAGCGAATTCGCGCCTGTCTTGCCAGGTGGTGCTGGGCGACGATGACCTGGTCGTCGAAATTCCGAAGTACACCATCAACCACGCCAGCGAGAATCATTGA
- the hscA gene encoding Fe-S protein assembly chaperone HscA produces the protein MALLQISEPGMSTAPHQHRLAVGIDLGTTNSLVATVRNSIPEVLSDEEGRSLLPSVVRYLPNGNANIGYKAQAAQTTDPKNTIVSVKRFMGRGLKDIAYVENLPYDFQDAPGMVQLKTVAGVKSPVEISAQILATLRQTAEDALGDDLVGAVITVPAYFDDAQRQATKDAAQLAGLNVLRLLNEPTAAAIAYGLDNGSEGIFAVYDLGGGTFDISILKLTKGVFEVLSTGGDSALGGDDFDQRLFCWICEQSQLAPLSDEDTRILLVKAREVKELLSSKAYTQIDAVLNSGEEVHLSITAEEFVALTQHLVAKTITPSRKALRDAGLSVDDVDGVVLVGGATRMPHVRKAVGEFFQTTPLANIDPDKVVALGAAVQANLLAGNRAAGDDWLLLDVIPLSLGIETMGGLAEKVIPRNSTIPCARAQEFTTFKDGQTALAVHVVQGERELVTDCRSLARFELRGIPPMAAGAARIRVTYQVDADGLLSVSAREMTSGVEAAITVKPSYGLADDDVARMLQDSFQSADEDMKRRALREEQVEAERIILATQSALDADSALLNEQERLDIAALIGIVREKAQSDDHLAIKAAVEALAHGTEEFAARRMDRSVHAALAGKKLDEVS, from the coding sequence ATGGCTCTTCTCCAAATCTCAGAACCGGGCATGTCCACCGCGCCGCACCAACATCGGCTGGCGGTCGGCATCGATCTCGGCACCACCAATTCGCTGGTCGCCACCGTGCGCAACAGCATCCCTGAAGTCCTCAGCGACGAAGAGGGACGCAGCCTGTTGCCGTCGGTAGTGCGCTATCTGCCCAACGGCAATGCCAACATCGGCTACAAGGCGCAAGCCGCGCAGACCACCGATCCGAAGAACACCATTGTCTCGGTCAAGCGCTTCATGGGCCGCGGCCTGAAGGACATCGCCTACGTCGAAAACCTGCCCTACGATTTCCAGGATGCGCCAGGCATGGTGCAACTGAAAACCGTGGCGGGTGTGAAGAGCCCGGTGGAGATTTCTGCGCAGATTCTGGCCACCTTGCGCCAGACCGCGGAAGACGCGCTCGGCGACGATCTGGTCGGCGCCGTGATCACCGTGCCTGCCTACTTCGATGACGCACAGCGCCAGGCCACCAAGGATGCGGCGCAGCTGGCCGGCCTGAACGTGCTGCGCCTGCTTAACGAGCCGACTGCAGCGGCAATCGCCTACGGCCTCGACAATGGTTCGGAAGGCATCTTCGCGGTCTACGATCTCGGCGGCGGCACCTTCGACATCTCGATTCTGAAATTGACCAAGGGCGTATTCGAAGTCCTCTCGACCGGCGGCGATTCGGCCCTGGGGGGCGACGATTTCGACCAGCGCCTGTTCTGCTGGATCTGCGAGCAATCGCAATTGGCGCCGTTGTCGGACGAAGACACGCGCATCCTGCTGGTCAAGGCACGCGAAGTGAAGGAATTGCTGTCTTCCAAGGCTTACACGCAGATCGACGCCGTGCTCAATTCCGGCGAAGAAGTGCATCTGTCGATCACCGCCGAAGAATTCGTGGCCCTGACCCAGCATCTGGTCGCCAAAACCATCACGCCCAGCCGCAAGGCGTTGCGCGATGCCGGCTTGTCCGTCGACGACGTCGATGGTGTTGTGCTGGTCGGCGGCGCCACGCGCATGCCCCACGTGCGCAAGGCGGTCGGCGAATTCTTCCAGACCACGCCGCTGGCCAACATCGATCCGGACAAAGTCGTGGCGCTGGGCGCCGCGGTGCAAGCCAACCTGCTGGCCGGCAACCGCGCCGCAGGCGACGACTGGCTGTTGCTCGATGTGATTCCGCTGTCGCTCGGCATCGAGACCATGGGCGGCCTGGCGGAAAAAGTCATTCCGCGCAATTCCACGATTCCCTGCGCGCGTGCGCAGGAGTTCACCACCTTCAAGGACGGCCAGACCGCCCTGGCGGTACACGTGGTGCAGGGCGAGCGCGAGCTGGTGACCGATTGCCGTTCGCTGGCGCGTTTCGAACTGCGCGGCATTCCGCCGATGGCGGCCGGCGCTGCGCGCATTCGCGTGACGTATCAGGTCGATGCCGACGGCTTGCTGTCGGTGTCGGCGCGTGAAATGACCTCGGGCGTGGAAGCGGCGATCACGGTCAAGCCTTCCTACGGCCTGGCTGACGATGACGTCGCACGCATGTTGCAGGATTCCTTCCAATCGGCCGACGAGGATATGAAGCGCCGCGCCCTGCGTGAAGAGCAGGTCGAAGCCGAACGCATCATCCTGGCGACGCAATCGGCGCTGGATGCCGACAGCGCATTGCTCAACGAGCAGGAGCGTCTCGACATTGCGGCACTGATCGGGATCGTGCGCGAGAAGGCGCAAAGTGATGATCACCTGGCGATCAAGGCCGCGGTGGAAGCGCTTGCGCACGGCACCGAAGAATTCGCAGCCCGCCGCATGGATCGCAGCGTCCACGCCGCGCTGGCAGGCAAGAAATTGGATGAAGTTTCGTAA
- a CDS encoding LysE family translocator has product MPDVFLFLVAAMMLTLAPGPDNIYVLTRGVAQGKKAGFVAALGFSSGLFFHTLLAVLGFAAIIKAYPAAYHALQYAGAAYLVYLGIRTLRSAASMSLEATMTPVSLSRIYWQSVIANILNPKVTLFFIAFLPQFVNVQAGHVAWQMLLLAVVFILQALAIFSAIAFFSGIVGAYFKRQARAALYLNRLAGCAFVGLGIRIALPE; this is encoded by the coding sequence ATGCCTGACGTATTCCTGTTCCTTGTCGCCGCGATGATGCTGACCCTGGCGCCGGGGCCCGACAATATTTACGTGCTCACGCGCGGTGTCGCCCAAGGCAAGAAGGCCGGATTCGTTGCCGCGCTGGGCTTTTCTTCCGGATTGTTTTTCCATACCTTGCTGGCGGTGCTTGGCTTCGCCGCCATCATCAAGGCGTACCCGGCCGCGTATCACGCCTTGCAGTATGCCGGCGCCGCTTATCTGGTGTATCTCGGCATCCGTACCTTGCGCTCCGCTGCATCGATGTCGCTGGAGGCGACGATGACGCCGGTCAGCCTGTCGCGCATTTACTGGCAAAGCGTGATCGCCAATATTCTCAATCCCAAGGTGACGCTATTTTTCATCGCCTTCCTGCCGCAATTCGTCAATGTGCAAGCGGGCCATGTGGCCTGGCAGATGCTGTTGCTGGCGGTGGTGTTCATCCTCCAGGCGCTGGCGATCTTCAGCGCGATTGCATTTTTCTCCGGCATCGTCGGCGCGTATTTCAAGCGTCAGGCGCGTGCCGCTCTCTATTTGAACAGGCTTGCCGGCTGTGCGTTTGTGGGTCTCGGTATCCGCATTGCTTTGCCGGAATAA
- the hscB gene encoding Fe-S protein assembly co-chaperone HscB produces MQNHFALFQLPQRFAVDLTALEKAYHGVQNQAHPDKFAHATGAEKRVAMQWATRANEAYQTLKNPLKRATYLCELNGVDLETESNTAMPAAFLMQQMEWREELDDARAGKNIDALEQLDRALRSARKDTVAHIETLLDADDFAGAAQSVRQLMFLEKFGEEIGNAFALIEG; encoded by the coding sequence ATGCAAAATCATTTCGCGCTTTTCCAATTACCGCAACGCTTTGCCGTCGATCTGACAGCGTTGGAAAAGGCGTACCACGGTGTGCAGAACCAGGCCCATCCCGACAAGTTCGCCCACGCGACCGGCGCTGAAAAGCGCGTCGCCATGCAATGGGCCACGCGCGCCAACGAGGCCTACCAGACTCTCAAAAATCCGCTCAAGCGCGCCACGTATCTGTGCGAGCTCAACGGCGTCGATCTCGAAACCGAATCCAACACCGCCATGCCGGCCGCGTTCCTGATGCAGCAAATGGAATGGCGTGAAGAACTCGACGACGCGCGCGCAGGCAAGAACATCGATGCGCTGGAACAGCTCGACCGCGCCTTGCGTAGCGCCAGGAAAGACACCGTCGCCCACATTGAAACCTTGCTCGACGCCGATGATTTTGCCGGCGCCGCGCAGTCGGTGCGCCAATTGATGTTCCTGGAAAAATTCGGCGAAGAGATCGGCAATGCTTTCGCCTTGATCGAAGGTTGA
- the iscA gene encoding iron-sulfur cluster assembly protein IscA, which translates to MAITLTEKAAKHISRYMERRGKGLGLRLGVRTTGCSGLAYKLEYVDEETPEDQVFESRGIRVFVDPKSLPYIDGTELDFAREGLNEGFKFQNPNMKDECGCGESFRI; encoded by the coding sequence ATGGCAATCACACTGACTGAAAAAGCTGCAAAACACATCAGCCGCTACATGGAGCGCCGCGGCAAAGGCTTGGGCCTGCGCCTTGGCGTGCGCACGACCGGTTGTTCCGGCCTGGCCTACAAGCTGGAATATGTGGACGAGGAAACACCGGAAGACCAGGTGTTCGAGTCGCGCGGCATTCGCGTTTTTGTCGATCCCAAGAGCTTGCCCTACATCGACGGCACCGAGCTCGACTTCGCCCGCGAAGGTCTCAACGAAGGCTTCAAGTTCCAGAATCCGAACATGAAGGATGAGTGCGGCTGCGGTGAAAGCTTCCGCATCTGA
- the iscU gene encoding Fe-S cluster assembly scaffold IscU has product MSYSEKVLDHYENPRNVGAFEKGDETVGTGMVGAPACGDVMKLQIKVGDDGVILDAKFKTYGCGSAIASSSLVTEWVKGKTLDQALSIKNTQIAEELALPPVKIHCSILAEDAIKAAVQDYKAKHGSVEQKAAA; this is encoded by the coding sequence ATGTCTTACTCGGAAAAAGTACTCGATCACTACGAAAACCCACGTAACGTCGGCGCCTTCGAAAAGGGCGACGAGACCGTAGGCACAGGTATGGTCGGCGCGCCGGCTTGCGGCGACGTCATGAAGTTGCAGATCAAGGTCGGCGACGATGGCGTGATCCTGGACGCCAAGTTCAAAACTTACGGCTGCGGTTCGGCCATCGCCTCGTCTTCTCTGGTGACCGAATGGGTCAAGGGCAAGACGCTGGATCAGGCCCTGTCGATCAAGAACACTCAAATCGCGGAAGAACTGGCGTTGCCGCCGGTGAAGATCCACTGCTCGATCCTGGCAGAAGACGCCATCAAGGCGGCGGTGCAGGACTACAAGGCGAAACACGGCAGCGTTGAGCAAAAGGCTGCGGCCTGA